Proteins found in one Fundidesulfovibrio terrae genomic segment:
- a CDS encoding efflux RND transporter periplasmic adaptor subunit has product MPVSRPQRAPRVNAVLLLLWCLLALSGCGKESSGQSAPAGGMPAPEVVVKTISRGDLPLNIEYMGQVTGSREVEVRARVGGILLKRAYVEGTQVRQGDLMFLIDPEPFKAALEQAQGALEQAEARLAQTKRDLERMRKLRQADVVSQKDADDAQTNYESATAEVRAAQGKVREARINLGYTRVEAPITGVTSKETRSEGSLVGTSADSSLLTVVNRIDPVYVNFSIPSAQAMKFRANRASGRMAFENGQDFEVRLVLADGSVYPLPGKVNFTDTQVDAQTGVVKARAEVPNPDGALMPGQFVRAKLAGAVLKQAMTIPQGAVLQTQQGAMVWVVNAQNMVEPRIVTLGETQGNAYLIESGLESGERIVVEGVIKVHPGAPVNPREAGAEPTAKSPAEAPAKSPDGQAG; this is encoded by the coding sequence ATGCCAGTGTCTCGTCCGCAACGCGCACCGCGCGTGAACGCCGTTCTTCTCCTCCTGTGGTGCCTGCTGGCGCTTTCCGGCTGCGGCAAGGAAAGCTCGGGGCAATCCGCGCCCGCCGGGGGCATGCCCGCCCCGGAGGTGGTGGTGAAGACCATCAGCCGCGGGGACCTTCCCCTGAACATCGAATACATGGGCCAGGTGACTGGCTCGCGCGAGGTGGAGGTGCGCGCCCGCGTGGGAGGCATCCTGCTGAAAAGGGCCTATGTCGAGGGCACCCAGGTGCGCCAGGGCGACCTGATGTTTTTGATCGACCCCGAGCCGTTCAAGGCCGCCCTGGAGCAGGCCCAGGGGGCGCTGGAGCAGGCCGAGGCCAGGCTCGCGCAGACCAAGCGCGACCTGGAGCGCATGCGCAAGCTGCGCCAGGCCGACGTGGTCAGCCAGAAGGACGCCGACGACGCCCAGACCAATTACGAGTCCGCCACGGCCGAGGTCCGCGCCGCCCAGGGCAAAGTGCGCGAGGCGCGCATCAACCTGGGCTACACCCGGGTGGAGGCGCCCATCACCGGGGTCACCAGCAAGGAGACCCGCTCCGAGGGGAGCCTGGTGGGCACGAGCGCGGATTCGAGCCTGCTCACCGTGGTCAACCGCATCGACCCGGTGTACGTGAACTTCTCCATCCCCAGCGCCCAGGCCATGAAGTTCCGCGCCAACCGCGCCTCGGGCAGGATGGCCTTCGAGAACGGGCAGGACTTCGAGGTACGCCTCGTGCTGGCCGACGGAAGCGTGTACCCCCTCCCCGGAAAGGTCAACTTCACCGACACCCAGGTGGACGCCCAGACGGGCGTGGTCAAGGCCCGGGCCGAGGTGCCCAACCCCGACGGCGCGCTCATGCCCGGGCAGTTCGTCCGAGCCAAGCTTGCCGGGGCGGTGCTCAAGCAGGCCATGACCATCCCCCAGGGCGCGGTGCTCCAGACCCAGCAGGGGGCCATGGTCTGGGTGGTGAACGCCCAGAACATGGTGGAGCCCCGCATCGTGACCCTGGGCGAGACCCAGGGCAACGCCTACCTGATCGAGTCCGGGCTGGAGTCCGGCGAGCGCATCGTGGTGGAGGGCGTCATCAAGGTGCACCCCGGCGCTCCGGTGAACCCCAGGGAAGCCGGGGCGGAGCCCACCGCCAAGAGCCCCGCAGAGGCTCCCGCCAAGAGCCCCGACGGCCAGGCCGGGTAG
- a CDS encoding DUF47 domain-containing protein, which yields MFVSRLISSLTGRKCLPGLLEHYEPVAKGVMVVEAALKEYLNNGHGAGFQALTVEIDTLEGQADKIKRRIRNRLPRDIFMEVDKTLFLNFTRSQDNILDSAQDALNWLGMRRLDLSKDLTASARSLAREACRTVELLKPAIVGTMDLVYGATKDRSGVKETYHEVRLQHHRAAKASRKLQRESFAADADFREIYRFVKFIEYTHDMSHNAEGAADVLRAMIAR from the coding sequence ATGTTTGTTTCGAGACTCATTTCGAGCCTGACCGGCCGCAAATGCCTTCCGGGCCTGCTCGAACACTACGAGCCGGTGGCCAAGGGCGTCATGGTGGTGGAGGCGGCTCTCAAGGAATACTTGAACAATGGCCACGGGGCCGGCTTCCAGGCCCTCACGGTGGAGATCGACACCCTGGAGGGGCAGGCCGACAAGATCAAGCGGCGCATAAGGAACCGACTGCCCCGCGACATCTTCATGGAAGTGGACAAGACCCTGTTCCTCAACTTCACCCGCAGCCAGGACAACATCCTGGATTCCGCCCAGGACGCCCTGAACTGGCTGGGCATGCGCAGGCTGGACCTCTCCAAGGACCTGACCGCCTCGGCCCGGTCGCTGGCCCGGGAAGCCTGCCGCACGGTGGAACTCCTGAAGCCGGCCATCGTGGGCACCATGGACCTGGTCTACGGGGCCACCAAGGACCGTTCCGGTGTGAAGGAGACCTACCACGAGGTGCGGCTGCAGCATCACCGGGCCGCGAAAGCGTCGCGCAAGCTGCAGCGAGAGTCCTTCGCGGCGGACGCCGACTTCCGGGAAATATATCGCTTCGTGAAGTTCATCGAATACACGCACGACATGAGCCACAACGCCGAGGGCGCGGCCGACGTGCTGCGGGCCATGATCGCCAGATAG
- a CDS encoding PAS domain-containing sensor histidine kinase → MHRTPQASQTADLESLYGGLPMATVLAGPDGRILFANPEFFALTECTSADLEIMGFDDLVGVFSPSIRDDVTEGVWLDMDKPIARSDGRLAWVRIRVDHAPLRDGGEARRLLVDDVTRYKVAMEGLLNRKNLYQSIVETRPDLICCFLPDWSLTYANSASARFFGKHREDIVGEDFLMLVEPDLRDRLSQAVTSITQDNPIAELEYKAAQPDPDAPPLWMRWIIQGFFYKTGHIKDYQAAGMDVTGQKVTESQFMHADRLVSLGTLVSEVAHEISNPNNFIMLNAPLVLDLWRAVSPGLEKLAAEGGGLLGGIPFSEVSRDVPQLLTGIVEGSERIRDFVRELKNFARQDFESGFEMLPVNDVVQSAVLLMSKTIGMHTSRFSVRYGAGLPLVRGRRQRLEQIVVNLVQNACHALPGASHGIEIETLHHEPTGSVRIVVRDEGVGIRPDDLPRVTEPFYSTKRDQGGTGLGLSISLAIAREHGGRLLIDSVPGQGTTAVVDLPAASADMALT, encoded by the coding sequence ATGCACCGGACACCCCAAGCAAGCCAGACGGCCGACCTCGAATCCCTGTACGGGGGCCTTCCCATGGCTACCGTCCTGGCCGGGCCCGACGGCCGGATACTCTTCGCCAATCCCGAATTCTTCGCACTGACGGAATGCACATCCGCCGACCTCGAGATCATGGGCTTCGACGACCTTGTCGGCGTGTTCAGCCCCTCCATCCGCGACGACGTGACCGAAGGCGTCTGGCTGGACATGGACAAGCCCATTGCCCGATCCGACGGCAGGCTGGCCTGGGTGCGCATCCGCGTGGACCATGCTCCCCTGCGGGACGGCGGCGAGGCCCGCAGGCTCCTGGTGGACGACGTCACCCGCTACAAGGTGGCCATGGAAGGACTCTTGAACCGCAAGAACCTCTACCAGTCCATCGTGGAGACCCGCCCGGACCTCATCTGCTGCTTCCTGCCGGACTGGAGCCTCACCTACGCCAACTCGGCCAGCGCCCGCTTTTTCGGCAAGCATCGCGAGGACATCGTGGGCGAGGACTTCCTCATGCTCGTGGAGCCGGACCTGCGTGACCGCCTGAGCCAGGCCGTCACGAGCATCACCCAGGACAATCCCATCGCGGAGCTCGAGTACAAGGCCGCCCAGCCCGACCCCGACGCCCCGCCCTTGTGGATGCGCTGGATCATCCAGGGGTTCTTCTACAAGACCGGCCACATCAAGGACTACCAGGCCGCGGGCATGGACGTGACCGGCCAGAAGGTGACGGAATCGCAGTTCATGCACGCCGACCGGCTGGTTTCCCTGGGCACGCTCGTCTCCGAGGTGGCCCACGAGATCAGCAACCCCAACAATTTCATAATGCTTAACGCCCCCCTGGTGCTGGACCTCTGGCGGGCGGTTTCCCCCGGCCTGGAGAAGCTTGCCGCCGAGGGCGGCGGGCTCCTGGGGGGCATTCCCTTCTCCGAGGTGTCGCGCGACGTGCCCCAGCTTCTGACCGGCATCGTCGAAGGCTCGGAGCGCATCCGCGACTTCGTGCGCGAGCTCAAGAACTTCGCCCGCCAGGACTTCGAAAGCGGCTTCGAGATGCTGCCGGTCAACGACGTGGTCCAGTCCGCGGTGCTGCTCATGAGCAAGACCATCGGCATGCACACCAGCCGCTTCTCGGTGCGCTACGGCGCGGGGCTGCCCCTGGTGCGCGGGCGCAGGCAGCGCCTGGAGCAGATCGTGGTCAACCTCGTCCAGAACGCCTGCCACGCCCTGCCCGGCGCAAGCCACGGCATCGAGATCGAAACCCTACACCACGAGCCCACCGGCAGCGTGCGCATCGTGGTGCGCGACGAGGGCGTGGGCATCCGCCCGGACGACCTGCCCCGGGTCACCGAGCCGTTCTACTCCACCAAGCGCGACCAGGGCGGCACGGGGCTCGGGCTTTCCATCTCCCTGGCCATCGCCCGCGAGCACGGCGGACGCCTGCTCATCGATTCCGTTCCGGGCCAGGGCACCACCGCCGTGGTGGACCTGCCCGCCGCTTCTGCGGACATGGCCCTGACATGA
- a CDS encoding sigma-54-dependent transcriptional regulator, with the protein MSASPTPLNPILLVDDEEQALRSYDLNLRYSGLTNTIRCSDPREVKDILRSREVSLVMLDLSMPQMRGEDVLSFIKSEYPHVPVIIVTGFDEVETAVRCMRAGSADYLVKPVDRAHLLSAVRHALEARQAPAAPAQAKQDAPAGTDDPLASIVTVNPGMKSMLAYVQAVAASDEPVLVAGETGVGKELVARAIHGASGLRGKFVAVNVAGLDDAMFSDTLFGHKKGAFTGANIGRRGLIEEAAGGTLFLDEIGDLPKNSQLKLLRLIQEREYYPLGSDAVKPMEARIIVATNVALEDAIEQGTFRRDLFFRLRTHYVRIPPLRSRMDDLGPLTRHFLEKAAERLGKEPPKTPTQLAGLLGGHAFPGNVRELEAMIFNAVALCEGGVLPLEPIREWIGSVRGRSGAELFPAVLEEGAAAVPTLKQIEERTISDALRKAGGNQSVAAKMLGITRQALNRRLLTKKRKATSEDI; encoded by the coding sequence ATGAGCGCGTCCCCGACCCCCCTGAACCCGATCCTGCTGGTAGACGACGAGGAGCAGGCCCTTCGCAGCTACGACCTCAACCTGCGCTATTCCGGCCTCACCAACACCATCCGCTGCTCCGACCCCCGCGAGGTCAAGGACATCCTGCGCTCGCGCGAGGTCTCGCTGGTCATGCTGGATCTGTCCATGCCCCAGATGCGCGGCGAGGACGTGCTCTCCTTCATCAAGAGCGAATATCCGCACGTGCCGGTGATCATCGTCACCGGCTTCGACGAGGTGGAGACCGCCGTGCGCTGCATGCGCGCCGGATCGGCCGACTACCTGGTCAAGCCCGTGGACCGCGCCCACCTGCTCTCCGCCGTGCGCCACGCTCTGGAAGCCAGGCAGGCTCCCGCCGCGCCCGCCCAGGCCAAGCAGGACGCCCCCGCCGGGACCGATGACCCCCTGGCGTCCATCGTCACCGTCAACCCGGGCATGAAGTCCATGCTGGCCTACGTGCAGGCCGTGGCCGCCTCGGACGAGCCCGTGCTGGTGGCGGGCGAGACCGGCGTGGGCAAGGAACTGGTGGCCCGGGCCATCCACGGCGCAAGCGGCCTGCGGGGCAAGTTCGTGGCCGTGAACGTGGCCGGGCTCGACGACGCCATGTTCTCCGACACCCTCTTCGGCCACAAGAAGGGAGCCTTCACCGGGGCCAACATCGGCCGCCGGGGGCTCATCGAGGAGGCGGCCGGAGGCACCCTCTTCCTGGACGAGATCGGCGACCTGCCCAAGAATTCGCAGCTGAAGCTCCTGCGCCTCATCCAGGAGCGCGAATACTACCCCCTGGGCTCCGACGCCGTGAAGCCCATGGAGGCCCGGATCATCGTGGCCACCAACGTGGCCCTGGAAGACGCCATCGAACAGGGGACGTTCCGGCGCGACCTCTTTTTCAGACTGCGCACCCACTACGTGCGCATCCCTCCCCTGCGCAGCCGCATGGACGACCTGGGGCCTCTCACGAGGCACTTCCTGGAAAAGGCCGCCGAACGCCTGGGCAAGGAGCCTCCCAAGACGCCCACCCAGCTCGCCGGGCTGCTCGGAGGGCATGCCTTCCCCGGAAACGTGCGCGAACTGGAGGCCATGATCTTCAACGCCGTGGCCCTCTGCGAGGGCGGCGTCCTGCCCCTGGAACCCATCCGGGAATGGATCGGCTCGGTTCGCGGACGCTCCGGCGCGGAACTCTTTCCCGCCGTGCTGGAGGAAGGGGCGGCCGCGGTGCCGACCCTCAAGCAGATCGAGGAGCGCACCATCAGCGACGCCCTGCGCAAGGCCGGGGGCAACCAGAGCGTGGCCGCCAAGATGCTCGGCATCACCCGCCAGGCATTGAACAGGCGGCTCCTGACCAAGAAGCGCAAGGCAACTTCCGAAGATATCTGA
- a CDS encoding ATP-binding protein: MERRTYTSPNGGPPSWQPGGETHKAPSQHLRRAWTGYALAFVLCVATLVLRLSLGNSNGTPPMLILYMIPVIISASVGGVGAGLFCTCLAALFASYFLLTPSDSFAIASVHDLVNWATMVATGLVISVIVEALHRTKRRIETEYERYRAVADNTYDWEFWLDPAGKSLYQSPSCKRITGHSAAEFEADPGLLERLVHAEDLPAFKAHRHGVVGDQVAGELHFRIIRPDGDIRWIEHFCQPVFDSGGAYLGARGSNSDITDRKRADEALRESEETFKKLFDESSDPILLMRSGRFIECNEAALRLLGAPNKETFLNSTPLDISPESQPDGRLSADAAPGFIGRAFTEGNSRFEWMCKRYDGKPLLIEVSLVPIMLRGERLLHNTWRDITERKRMQEVLVQTEKLMSVGGLAAGMAHEINNPLAGILQGVQVIRRRLDPGLEGNRSESSECGCSLDAVNAYLKNRQIPDFLDGIEQSGQRASRIVANMLEFSRKSDQAFARCDLNEVVDKAVNLAASDFDLNKKYDFKSIRIVKDYAPEPVFVNCDPAELQQVFFNLLKNAAQALATAKQPAPEPAIRLRTGRRQEVAVVEVEDNGPGIPPEALKHVFEPFFTTKEPGQGTGLGLSVSYYIVTAHHGGRMGVESPPGSGARFVVELPA, translated from the coding sequence GTGGAAAGGCGCACGTACACTTCCCCGAACGGCGGTCCTCCCTCCTGGCAACCTGGAGGGGAGACGCACAAGGCTCCGTCGCAGCACCTCAGGCGGGCATGGACCGGGTACGCCCTCGCCTTCGTTCTGTGCGTGGCCACCCTGGTGCTGCGCCTGAGCCTGGGAAACAGCAACGGCACCCCGCCGATGCTCATCCTGTACATGATCCCGGTGATCATCTCCGCCTCGGTGGGCGGGGTGGGAGCCGGGCTCTTCTGCACCTGCCTGGCGGCCCTGTTCGCGTCCTACTTCCTGCTGACCCCCTCCGACTCCTTCGCCATCGCATCCGTCCATGACCTCGTCAACTGGGCCACCATGGTCGCAACCGGCCTGGTGATCAGCGTCATCGTCGAAGCCCTGCACCGCACAAAGCGACGGATCGAAACCGAGTACGAACGCTACCGCGCGGTGGCGGACAACACCTACGACTGGGAATTCTGGCTCGACCCCGCAGGCAAGTCCCTCTACCAGTCTCCTTCCTGCAAGCGCATCACCGGCCACAGCGCGGCCGAGTTCGAGGCCGATCCCGGCCTGCTGGAGCGCCTGGTGCATGCGGAAGATCTCCCCGCCTTCAAGGCCCACCGCCACGGGGTGGTGGGCGATCAGGTCGCGGGCGAATTACACTTCCGCATCATCCGCCCGGACGGGGACATTCGGTGGATCGAGCACTTCTGCCAGCCCGTGTTCGACTCGGGCGGCGCCTACCTGGGCGCGCGCGGCAGCAACAGCGACATCACCGACCGGAAAAGGGCCGACGAGGCCTTGCGGGAAAGCGAGGAGACTTTCAAGAAGCTCTTCGACGAGTCGTCCGATCCCATCCTGCTCATGCGGAGCGGACGGTTCATCGAGTGCAACGAGGCCGCGCTCCGGCTGCTGGGAGCCCCCAACAAGGAGACGTTCCTCAACTCCACCCCCCTGGACATCTCTCCCGAAAGCCAGCCGGACGGCAGGCTTTCGGCCGATGCCGCGCCGGGGTTCATCGGACGGGCCTTCACCGAGGGCAACAGCCGTTTCGAATGGATGTGCAAACGCTACGACGGGAAGCCGCTACTCATCGAGGTGTCGCTGGTGCCCATCATGCTCAGGGGAGAGCGCCTGCTGCACAACACCTGGCGCGACATCACCGAGCGCAAGCGCATGCAGGAGGTGCTGGTCCAGACGGAAAAGCTCATGAGCGTCGGAGGCCTGGCCGCGGGCATGGCCCATGAGATCAACAACCCCCTGGCGGGCATCCTGCAGGGGGTGCAGGTGATCAGGCGGAGGCTGGACCCGGGACTCGAGGGCAACCGGTCGGAGTCCAGTGAGTGCGGCTGCTCGCTGGACGCGGTCAACGCCTATCTCAAGAATCGCCAGATACCGGATTTCCTCGACGGCATCGAACAGTCGGGCCAGCGGGCGTCCAGGATCGTGGCCAACATGCTCGAATTCAGCCGCAAGAGCGACCAGGCTTTCGCCCGGTGCGACCTGAATGAAGTCGTGGACAAGGCCGTCAATCTGGCCGCCAGCGATTTCGACCTGAACAAGAAATACGATTTCAAGTCGATCCGGATCGTCAAGGACTACGCGCCCGAACCGGTCTTCGTGAACTGCGACCCGGCGGAGTTGCAGCAGGTGTTCTTCAACCTGCTCAAGAACGCGGCACAGGCGTTGGCGACCGCGAAGCAGCCCGCGCCGGAACCGGCCATTCGCCTGCGCACCGGCCGAAGGCAGGAGGTGGCGGTCGTCGAGGTGGAGGACAACGGGCCGGGCATCCCCCCCGAGGCGCTCAAGCACGTGTTCGAGCCGTTCTTCACCACCAAGGAGCCCGGCCAGGGCACAGGACTGGGGCTTTCGGTGTCCTACTACATCGTCACCGCCCACCACGGCGGTCGCATGGGCGTGGAGTCTCCCCCCGGCTCCGGGGCCAGGTTCGTGGTGGAACTGCCCGCATAA
- a CDS encoding VOC family protein, translated as MASQIFVNLPVKDLDKSMEFFTKLGFSFDPRFTAAKAACLILGENTFVMLLLEHFFKTFTKKEISDASKSTEVLIAINVDTREKVGELIQKAVEAGGSICMDPEDHGWMYGHGFADLDGHQWEILYMDINAALQA; from the coding sequence ATGGCGTCACAGATCTTCGTGAACCTGCCGGTGAAAGATCTCGATAAATCCATGGAATTCTTCACCAAGCTTGGATTTTCATTCGACCCTCGGTTCACGGCCGCCAAGGCAGCCTGTCTGATACTCGGAGAGAACACCTTTGTAATGCTCTTGCTGGAACATTTTTTCAAAACGTTCACAAAGAAAGAAATCAGTGACGCAAGCAAGAGCACCGAAGTATTGATCGCTATAAATGTGGATACGAGAGAAAAAGTCGGCGAGCTGATACAAAAAGCTGTCGAAGCCGGCGGATCGATCTGCATGGATCCCGAGGATCACGGCTGGATGTACGGACACGGCTTTGCAGACCTTGACGGCCATCAATGGGAAATTCTCTACATGGATATAAATGCGGCCCTTCAAGCCTGA